One genomic window of Acidovorax radicis includes the following:
- a CDS encoding PLP-dependent aminotransferase family protein, translated as MKRYERHADAIAQLIHSGALRPGDRVPSVREASRTRGISPSTVFEAYYLLEAQGLIHARPRSGYYVSARLPGVAEARPAEPLPSRPAATSTGVAISDLVFEVLGLARDRDLVPLGSAFPGLELFPLERLARCLGSGMRKLDPWNIVQSLPPGDERLRQQLALRYGLHGMTVDAQEIIITNGAMEALNLCLEAVTRPGDIVVVESPTFYAALQALERLNLQALEIATHPRDGIDLAALAEALERQSSRHPQQRVKACWLMPSFQNPLGSLMPEDKKRELVALLARHQVPLIEDDVYGELHFGPQRPPPAKAFDGDGLVMHCSSFSKSLAPGYRVGWVAAGRFATAVQRLKLMTTLSAATPSQQALSEYLAQGGYDRHLRQLRRSLAQQQAMALASVARHFPQGTRVSRPEGGYFLWVELPPHVNALELHRQALAQGISLAPGQIFSADQRFANCVRINYGHPAQSRFEAALQTVGELATAMANTSPGA; from the coding sequence ATGAAACGCTACGAACGCCACGCCGACGCCATCGCCCAGCTCATCCACAGCGGTGCGCTGCGCCCCGGCGACCGCGTGCCCTCGGTGCGCGAGGCCAGCCGCACGCGGGGCATCAGCCCCTCCACCGTGTTCGAAGCGTATTACCTGCTGGAAGCCCAGGGCCTGATCCACGCGCGCCCGCGGTCGGGCTATTACGTGAGCGCGCGGTTGCCTGGCGTCGCCGAGGCACGCCCGGCTGAGCCCCTGCCCTCGCGGCCTGCCGCTACCTCTACCGGCGTGGCCATCAGCGACCTGGTGTTCGAGGTGCTGGGCCTGGCGCGCGACCGCGACCTGGTGCCCCTGGGCTCGGCCTTCCCGGGGCTGGAGCTGTTTCCGCTGGAGCGGCTGGCGCGCTGCCTGGGCAGCGGCATGCGCAAGCTCGACCCCTGGAACATCGTGCAAAGCCTGCCACCCGGCGACGAACGCTTGCGCCAGCAGCTTGCACTGCGCTACGGCCTGCACGGCATGACCGTGGACGCGCAGGAAATCATCATCACCAACGGCGCCATGGAGGCCCTCAACCTCTGCCTGGAGGCCGTCACGCGCCCCGGCGACATCGTGGTGGTCGAATCCCCCACCTTCTACGCCGCGCTGCAGGCGCTGGAGCGGCTGAACCTGCAGGCACTGGAAATCGCCACCCACCCGCGCGACGGTATCGACCTGGCGGCGCTGGCCGAGGCCCTGGAGCGCCAGTCTTCGCGCCATCCTCAGCAACGGGTCAAGGCCTGCTGGCTCATGCCCAGCTTTCAGAACCCGCTGGGCAGCCTGATGCCCGAAGATAAAAAGCGCGAACTCGTGGCGCTGCTGGCCCGCCATCAGGTGCCATTGATCGAGGACGATGTGTATGGCGAACTGCACTTTGGCCCCCAGCGCCCGCCACCGGCCAAGGCGTTTGACGGCGATGGGCTGGTGATGCACTGCAGCTCGTTCAGCAAAAGCCTGGCGCCCGGCTACCGCGTGGGCTGGGTGGCGGCCGGCCGCTTTGCCACGGCGGTGCAGCGCCTGAAGCTCATGACCACGCTCTCGGCCGCCACGCCGTCGCAGCAGGCGCTGTCCGAATACCTGGCCCAGGGCGGCTACGACCGGCACCTGCGCCAACTGCGCCGCAGCCTGGCGCAGCAGCAGGCGATGGCGCTGGCGAGCGTGGCCCGGCATTTTCCGCAGGGCACACGTGTGTCGCGACCCGAAGGCGGCTACTTCTTGTGGGTGGAGCTGCCGCCCCATGTCAATGCACTGGAGCTACACAGACAGGCACTCGCACAGGGCATCAGCCTCGCGCCGGGGCAGATCTTCTCTGCCGACCAGCGCTTTGCAAACTGCGTGCGCATCAACTACGGGCACCCGGCGCAGAGCCGCTTCGAAGCCGCGCTGCAGACGGTGGGTGAGCTTGCCACGGCGATGGCGAACACATCGCCCGGCGCATGA
- a CDS encoding type II secretion system protein: MKRRMQGFTLVEISVILLALGLILPGAIVFWQLSERQRVTTVQVDAQQQTRDAVVGFLHSNYRLPCPAADTAGVESCAEGAGLRQVGFVPWRTLGLPRPEAGALRYGVNREPSATAHEDRDLATAVDRMNPLRVRTPNPKPQNQDAPNDKEPPIPSVSTVQLGITQSGNDAAPLNTACNPSDSPPCPLGVARAVNLVDVCLALNKGSDALVAPAGRLAAKMLGTRRSVAFVIAAPGMLDADGDGHAFDGANATASSANPTFEAPGTVATNAYDDSVVAPSHAELFGELHCGAALSAISHAHFTAATGAFVMERALYDYRDQLFVAVKLAEANEAAAFAGVAGAAAGALGAAKEMVSATADTTMSAGARAVQIGLAAAGIVAAAVGVGLSIVTTGLATAALIEAKQVHSDFATRTTAMTELAISINNNTLKADAIGY, encoded by the coding sequence CTGGTCGAAATTTCGGTCATCTTGCTCGCGCTGGGTCTGATATTGCCAGGTGCCATCGTTTTCTGGCAGCTGTCGGAGCGCCAGCGCGTAACCACCGTCCAGGTGGACGCCCAACAACAAACGCGCGATGCCGTGGTGGGTTTTTTGCACTCGAACTATCGCCTTCCTTGCCCGGCCGCTGATACGGCAGGTGTCGAGTCTTGCGCAGAGGGCGCGGGCCTGCGACAGGTGGGGTTTGTGCCCTGGCGCACACTGGGGCTTCCACGTCCTGAGGCCGGGGCCCTACGCTATGGGGTCAACAGGGAGCCATCAGCCACCGCGCATGAGGACCGGGATCTCGCGACCGCCGTGGATCGCATGAATCCGCTGCGCGTGCGAACACCCAATCCCAAGCCGCAGAATCAGGATGCACCCAATGACAAGGAGCCCCCGATCCCTTCGGTATCGACGGTTCAGTTGGGCATTACGCAGTCTGGCAACGATGCAGCCCCTTTGAACACGGCGTGCAACCCGTCAGATAGTCCACCTTGCCCCCTGGGTGTAGCGAGGGCCGTCAACCTCGTGGATGTCTGTCTGGCTCTGAATAAGGGGAGTGACGCTCTGGTTGCACCTGCGGGGCGGCTGGCTGCGAAGATGCTGGGAACCAGACGTTCCGTGGCGTTTGTCATTGCCGCTCCAGGCATGTTGGATGCTGACGGAGACGGACATGCCTTCGACGGGGCGAACGCCACCGCCAGTTCTGCCAATCCGACCTTTGAAGCACCTGGCACCGTGGCGACCAATGCCTATGACGACTCTGTAGTGGCACCCAGCCATGCGGAGCTGTTCGGCGAACTGCACTGTGGTGCTGCCTTGTCGGCCATATCGCACGCGCATTTCACCGCCGCCACGGGTGCTTTCGTCATGGAGCGAGCTCTGTACGACTACCGAGACCAGTTGTTCGTGGCTGTCAAACTGGCAGAAGCCAACGAGGCTGCTGCCTTTGCGGGGGTTGCCGGTGCAGCGGCGGGTGCTTTGGGTGCGGCCAAGGAGATGGTTTCAGCAACCGCGGACACGACAATGAGCGCGGGCGCCCGGGCTGTGCAGATCGGATTGGCCGCTGCAGGCATCGTGGCAGCCGCCGTTGGCGTGGGGCTGTCTATCGTGACCACGGGATTGGCGACCGCCGCTCTGATAGAGGCAAAGCAAGTGCATTCGGACTTTGCCACGCGAACCACCGCCATGACGGAACTCGCCATTTCTATCAACAACAACACGCTGAAGGCTGATGCCATTGGCTATTGA
- a CDS encoding thioredoxin family protein — MESPATLPHLAPGATSPSAPQDWWVVCLCAGWCGTCGVYRPLFDELARAHPGVRFEWVDIEDDSDIAGDLDVETFPTLLIANGRQALFLGPLLPQAPVLARLLTSLQAAAPAAAGVGGEAQGVFERVRTARGG; from the coding sequence ATGGAAAGCCCGGCCACGTTGCCCCACCTTGCCCCCGGCGCCACTTCGCCCTCTGCCCCGCAGGATTGGTGGGTGGTGTGTCTGTGTGCGGGTTGGTGTGGCACTTGTGGCGTGTACCGCCCCCTTTTTGACGAACTGGCCCGCGCGCACCCCGGTGTGCGTTTTGAATGGGTGGACATCGAGGACGACTCGGACATTGCGGGCGATCTCGATGTGGAGACCTTCCCCACGCTGTTGATTGCCAACGGCCGGCAAGCGCTGTTTCTAGGGCCGCTGCTGCCGCAGGCGCCGGTGCTGGCGCGTTTGTTGACCAGCCTGCAGGCCGCCGCGCCGGCCGCAGCGGGTGTGGGGGGCGAGGCACAGGGTGTGTTCGAGCGCGTGCGCACAGCCCGCGGCGGCTGA
- a CDS encoding c-type cytochrome yields MKRILWTISSALAALGITAAALVTLNLRGEEPLPASKTLQTTPELVARGEYLARVGNCMACHTTQGGAPFAGGRGIETPFGVVHSANLTPDKSHGIGAWTSAEFWRAMHHGRSKDGRLLYPAFPYPNYTQVSREDSDALFAYLQSVPAAADANRAHALRFPYNTQAALGVWRALFFAPATPKPDPTQTAEYNWGAYLVNGLGHCTACHTPRNALGATTDAKAFTGGLIPVQNWYAPALNAAKEAGVKEWRTEDVVALLTTGVAPHGSVLGPMAEVVFRSTQYLTDADARAMAIYLQALPQQPGAAAPATQPAPLASAMARGGKVYEQQCAQCHGDKGLGEAGAFPALAGNRAVVLADPTNLLRVVLQGGYLPATAGNPRPHGMPPFQQLLTDEEVAAVATFVRNSWGNQAAGVGTIEAYRARERRGL; encoded by the coding sequence ATGAAACGCATCCTCTGGACCATTTCTTCCGCACTGGCGGCCCTGGGCATCACAGCCGCCGCACTGGTCACCTTGAACCTGCGCGGCGAAGAGCCGCTGCCTGCCAGCAAGACGCTGCAAACCACACCCGAATTGGTGGCGCGCGGCGAATACCTGGCCCGCGTCGGCAACTGCATGGCCTGCCACACCACGCAGGGCGGGGCGCCGTTTGCCGGCGGGCGCGGCATCGAAACGCCGTTTGGCGTGGTGCACAGCGCCAACCTCACGCCCGACAAGAGCCACGGTATTGGCGCCTGGACCTCGGCCGAGTTCTGGCGCGCCATGCACCATGGCCGCAGCAAGGACGGGCGGTTGTTGTACCCCGCCTTCCCATACCCCAACTACACCCAGGTTTCGCGCGAGGATTCGGATGCGCTCTTTGCCTATTTGCAAAGCGTGCCTGCTGCTGCCGATGCCAACCGCGCGCACGCGCTGCGCTTCCCCTACAACACACAGGCGGCACTGGGCGTGTGGCGTGCGCTGTTCTTTGCGCCTGCCACACCCAAGCCCGACCCCACGCAAACCGCCGAGTACAACTGGGGCGCCTATCTGGTCAACGGCCTGGGCCATTGCACGGCCTGCCACACACCGCGCAACGCGCTGGGCGCCACCACGGACGCCAAGGCTTTCACGGGCGGGCTGATCCCTGTGCAGAACTGGTACGCGCCCGCGCTCAACGCGGCCAAAGAGGCTGGCGTCAAGGAATGGCGCACCGAGGATGTGGTGGCCTTGCTGACAACAGGCGTGGCGCCCCACGGGTCGGTGCTGGGCCCCATGGCTGAGGTGGTGTTCCGCAGCACGCAGTACCTGACAGATGCGGACGCACGTGCCATGGCCATTTACTTGCAGGCCCTGCCGCAGCAGCCAGGCGCAGCAGCCCCTGCGACGCAGCCCGCGCCCCTGGCCTCTGCCATGGCGCGTGGTGGCAAGGTGTATGAGCAGCAATGTGCGCAATGCCACGGCGACAAGGGCCTGGGCGAAGCCGGTGCATTCCCCGCGCTGGCCGGCAACCGGGCGGTGGTGCTGGCCGACCCGACCAACCTCTTGCGTGTGGTGCTGCAGGGCGGCTACCTGCCAGCCACCGCAGGCAACCCACGCCCCCATGGCATGCCGCCGTTTCAGCAATTGCTGACAGACGAAGAAGTGGCGGCCGTGGCCACCTTTGTTCGCAACAGCTGGGGCAACCAGGCGGCTGGTGTGGGTACCATCGAGGCTTACCGCGCCCGCGAGCGGCGCGGCTTGTAG
- a CDS encoding c-type cytochrome, translating to MIDCLRSLLRPVLRLPAATALLALALSAGAVAQTVPASAAPATPVATAATAATVPASSMASRVLACTACHGKEGRATPDGYFPRIAGKPAGYLANQLLNFRDGRRSYPQMTYLIEHLTDDYLREMAEHFAALDLPYPPPPAPQAPAAALEQGRQLVQQGDATRRIPACVSCHGSAMTGVAPSIPGLLGLPRDYLNSQLGAWKTGQRRAHVPDCMADIARQLTPDEVSAVSAWLAAQPVAAGGKPARTLPAAMPARCGGVAEVPVAAVAAAR from the coding sequence ATGATCGATTGCCTGCGCAGCCTGCTGCGCCCCGTTCTCCGCCTGCCTGCGGCCACTGCCCTGTTGGCACTGGCCTTGAGCGCTGGTGCTGTGGCCCAGACGGTGCCTGCCAGCGCCGCCCCTGCAACCCCCGTGGCCACCGCAGCCACTGCGGCCACGGTGCCCGCGTCGTCCATGGCGTCGCGCGTACTGGCCTGCACTGCCTGCCACGGCAAGGAAGGCCGGGCCACGCCCGATGGCTACTTTCCGCGCATCGCTGGCAAGCCGGCGGGCTACCTGGCCAACCAGCTGCTCAACTTTCGGGATGGGCGGCGCAGCTACCCGCAGATGACCTACCTCATCGAACATCTGACCGACGACTACCTGCGCGAAATGGCCGAGCACTTTGCCGCGCTGGACCTGCCGTACCCGCCGCCGCCCGCGCCCCAGGCGCCGGCCGCTGCCCTGGAGCAGGGGCGCCAGCTGGTGCAGCAGGGCGACGCCACGCGCCGCATTCCGGCCTGCGTGTCGTGCCACGGCAGCGCCATGACGGGCGTCGCACCGTCGATTCCGGGCCTGTTGGGCCTGCCGCGTGATTACCTCAACAGCCAGCTGGGTGCGTGGAAGACCGGCCAGCGCCGCGCCCACGTGCCCGACTGCATGGCCGACATCGCCCGGCAGCTCACGCCTGATGAGGTGAGTGCTGTCTCTGCCTGGCTGGCCGCCCAGCCCGTGGCAGCGGGTGGCAAGCCCGCACGCACACTGCCCGCCGCCATGCCCGCCCGTTGCGGTGGCGTGGCCGAGGTGCCGGTTGCCGCTGTGGCGGCTGCACGTTGA
- the rimP gene encoding ribosome maturation factor RimP, whose translation MALQQVVEQIVTGLGYDLVEIERSAGGLLRVTIDLPWVPPAADAPAPVLDQFITVEDCEKVTRQLQFSLEVDGVEYKRLEVSSPGIDRPLRHDQDFVRFEGSIIDITLKAPIGVAAAGQVNATRKKFRGTLERAEAGGWQIVWSDEPPVKPGQRVSKKRVPAPLQAMTFTLDELRDARLAPIVDFKGRAGKAGAAPA comes from the coding sequence GTGGCATTGCAGCAAGTCGTTGAACAAATTGTGACGGGCCTGGGGTATGACCTGGTAGAGATAGAGCGCTCTGCCGGTGGGTTGTTGCGTGTCACTATCGACTTGCCTTGGGTGCCGCCGGCCGCCGATGCGCCCGCGCCAGTGCTTGATCAGTTCATTACGGTGGAAGACTGCGAGAAGGTGACGCGCCAGTTGCAGTTTTCGTTGGAAGTGGACGGCGTTGAGTACAAGCGCCTGGAAGTTTCGTCACCCGGTATTGATCGCCCCTTGCGCCATGACCAAGATTTTGTGCGCTTTGAGGGATCGATCATTGACATCACACTGAAGGCGCCAATCGGTGTCGCAGCGGCAGGGCAAGTCAATGCGACCCGCAAAAAATTTCGCGGCACGCTGGAGCGGGCCGAGGCTGGAGGCTGGCAGATCGTCTGGAGCGATGAGCCGCCGGTCAAGCCAGGCCAAAGGGTTAGCAAAAAACGTGTGCCAGCCCCGTTGCAGGCCATGACTTTTACCCTGGATGAACTGAGGGATGCCCGTTTGGCACCGATCGTGGATTTCAAGGGGCGTGCGGGCAAGGCAGGGGCAGCACCCGCCTGA
- a CDS encoding type II secretion system protein, whose amino-acid sequence MTTKPTNYWATPARRQRGFSLLELSIALVVIGLVLGAVAVGRDLQRSAANQRLSTDFIQGWQLAYEAFFNGVGYPPGDNPTNPTGRIYGSSATPGTELCGDAMINAFLAAGIRLPAGRTEGQQDRYVYLDSNGNPQEVQVCFQSMKWAEPGATVGTYETRPRNVMVIRGTTFSLAAALDQQIDGNSDARFGRLRDVSLANDTTANTPGKIWPIDDRMAFGSTTPTSLDESQVAITTALFKMMR is encoded by the coding sequence ATGACAACGAAACCAACGAACTATTGGGCTACGCCCGCGAGGCGGCAGCGCGGGTTTTCGCTGCTTGAACTGAGCATTGCCCTGGTGGTGATTGGCCTTGTGTTGGGGGCTGTGGCGGTGGGGCGCGACCTGCAACGGTCAGCGGCCAACCAACGCCTTTCCACAGACTTCATTCAAGGATGGCAGCTGGCCTACGAGGCGTTCTTCAACGGCGTCGGCTACCCTCCGGGGGACAACCCCACCAACCCCACGGGGCGCATTTATGGCAGCAGTGCTACTCCCGGTACAGAGCTGTGTGGCGACGCGATGATCAATGCGTTTTTGGCCGCCGGTATCCGGTTGCCCGCCGGACGTACGGAGGGGCAACAAGACCGTTATGTGTACCTGGACAGCAATGGCAACCCCCAGGAGGTGCAGGTGTGTTTCCAAAGCATGAAGTGGGCTGAGCCCGGTGCCACCGTGGGCACTTACGAGACGCGGCCTCGCAACGTCATGGTGATTCGTGGCACCACGTTTTCGCTGGCCGCCGCATTGGACCAGCAGATTGATGGCAACAGCGATGCACGGTTTGGCCGACTGCGCGACGTTTCGTTAGCGAACGACACTACGGCCAACACTCCCGGGAAAATTTGGCCCATTGATGACCGTATGGCTTTTGGTAGCACTACACCCACTTCGCTGGATGAATCGCAGGTGGCCATCACCACCGCCTTGTTCAAGATGATGCGTTGA
- a CDS encoding DEAD/DEAH box helicase: MSFPSFPLKALQALCDPGAWTRGRGLANSDSVTVLSMEPLATNRWRIHGQVQGTAHTPYDVVVQLAFDAKSTLSDWLGDCSCPVGAECKHAVALTLTALQDAAPAGAAPAMAKVSRAPPAKGRAPDLQARQQAAARAEADAQLEHWLREWDNAVAAPGAALRAGKPPRAGVSAARPEQYVFLLSVQSQVVNRPAYRLAYRGAPASAGQPPALPELQLQAVVSYPKATGGWIKPKPVRNTPAPGQAAYDRAGEAERQVLQLLGGMGADAHSPYYAMHQSLPCAVLQGPLGLQALQLAASTGFLFAEEEGPSVGQALQWGEPLAIRWAWGAVPSTASANRLPDTNHGTDDDTHWALGARLPHPSALLCVNQPPLYIDIERGLCGPVLAEGLSSAQLAVLLRTPALSAAALQRYQAQIASRLGGVLPLPPVVPSVQRLPRVKPVARLHIAPVAEADVPHLGLLTAQLRFDYRGADAAARVGSLESHRIGWWSGEPLEVLVSAPDGTQELLQRDARAELKAIEGLMDLGLLATDDGLFGIPGEQSQNDWMHWVDNHFSVFREAGFEVSLDAALNGWITHADVLDAVLLPQGDASGVGAAGGAGGGANTASSHTTAPWFALSLGVEINGVRHNILPLLPMLIAAAAAQPADPVTGQPSLPPYVYLRALGDAGFVRLPTDALRPWMAALLELVGDRAHDFSGDSLRLSRMEALRTSAALGRLGEGAVWQGLDTLRALLSQLHGDTTLPVVPVPAGVHATLRPYQAQGLNWLQFLRTHGLAGVLADDMGLGKTLQTLAHIQVEKDAGRLTDPALIIAPVSLMGNWAREAARFCPGLRCLVLHGADRHHAAGALADHDIVIAPYSLLHRDRERWLAQTWHLVVLDEAQNIKNASTHAAQVVGQLSARHRLCLSGTPMENHLGEVWSLFHFLMPGFLGSQQRFTEVFRNPIEKQGDTTRLAQLRARITPFMLRRTKALVASELPPKVESVMPVALSGAQADLYETIRLGTEKAVREALQSKGLAKSQITILDALLKLRQVCCDPQLVPLDAARKVKGSAKLEQLMTLLPEMLAEGRRILLFSQFTNMLTLIEAELKKRGLPWVKLTGQSQRRDAIIEQFTSGQVPLFLISLKAGGVGLNLPQADTVIHYDPWWNPAAENQATDRAHRIGQTQSVWVIKLVAQGTIEERILALQERKAQLADSLYSGAAGRKEPLFSEDDIAQLLKPLS, translated from the coding sequence ATGTCATTCCCCTCTTTTCCTTTGAAGGCGCTGCAGGCACTGTGCGACCCCGGCGCCTGGACGCGTGGGCGCGGGCTGGCGAACAGCGACAGCGTCACGGTGCTGTCGATGGAGCCGCTGGCCACAAACCGGTGGCGCATCCATGGGCAGGTGCAGGGCACGGCGCACACGCCTTATGACGTGGTAGTGCAGTTGGCCTTTGATGCGAAATCGACACTCAGCGACTGGTTGGGGGATTGCAGTTGCCCCGTCGGCGCCGAGTGCAAACACGCGGTGGCGCTCACCTTGACGGCTTTGCAAGACGCCGCGCCCGCTGGTGCTGCCCCGGCCATGGCCAAGGTTTCACGCGCACCACCCGCGAAAGGCCGAGCCCCTGATCTGCAGGCCCGCCAGCAAGCAGCGGCCCGTGCCGAGGCCGATGCGCAGCTTGAACACTGGCTGCGCGAATGGGACAACGCAGTGGCGGCACCCGGCGCTGCATTGCGGGCAGGCAAGCCGCCGCGCGCAGGGGTGAGCGCGGCGCGGCCTGAGCAGTATGTTTTTTTGCTGTCAGTCCAAAGCCAGGTGGTGAACCGGCCCGCGTACCGGCTTGCGTACCGGGGGGCCCCAGCCAGCGCAGGCCAACCACCCGCCTTGCCCGAGCTTCAGCTGCAGGCCGTGGTGTCATACCCCAAAGCCACGGGCGGCTGGATCAAGCCCAAGCCCGTGCGCAACACGCCCGCACCGGGGCAGGCCGCCTACGACCGCGCTGGCGAGGCCGAGCGCCAGGTGCTGCAACTGCTTGGGGGCATGGGGGCGGATGCTCACAGCCCGTATTACGCCATGCACCAGTCGTTGCCCTGCGCCGTGCTGCAGGGGCCACTGGGCTTGCAGGCTCTGCAACTGGCGGCCAGCACGGGTTTTCTTTTTGCAGAAGAAGAGGGGCCCAGCGTGGGGCAGGCGCTGCAGTGGGGCGAGCCGCTGGCCATCAGATGGGCCTGGGGCGCCGTGCCCTCAACGGCCTCTGCGAACCGTCTGCCGGATACCAACCATGGCACCGATGACGATACCCACTGGGCGCTGGGCGCCCGCCTGCCACACCCCAGCGCCTTGTTGTGCGTCAACCAGCCGCCGCTGTATATAGACATTGAACGCGGCCTGTGTGGCCCCGTGCTTGCCGAGGGCCTGAGCTCCGCGCAGCTGGCGGTGCTGCTGCGAACACCCGCGCTAAGCGCAGCGGCCCTGCAGCGCTATCAGGCGCAGATTGCCTCGCGCCTGGGCGGTGTGTTGCCCTTGCCGCCCGTGGTGCCGTCCGTGCAGCGGCTGCCGCGTGTCAAACCGGTCGCTCGGCTGCACATCGCGCCAGTGGCCGAGGCTGATGTGCCCCACCTTGGCTTGCTCACCGCCCAACTGCGGTTTGACTACCGGGGCGCCGATGCGGCGGCGCGGGTCGGGTCGCTCGAATCCCACCGCATAGGCTGGTGGTCTGGTGAGCCGCTGGAGGTGCTCGTTTCAGCGCCCGATGGCACCCAGGAGCTGCTGCAGCGCGACGCACGGGCTGAATTGAAGGCCATCGAAGGCCTGATGGACCTGGGCCTGCTGGCCACCGATGACGGTCTGTTCGGCATCCCCGGTGAGCAATCGCAAAACGACTGGATGCACTGGGTGGACAACCACTTCAGCGTGTTTCGCGAGGCGGGTTTTGAGGTGTCGCTGGATGCGGCGCTGAACGGCTGGATTACCCACGCCGACGTGCTGGATGCGGTTTTGCTGCCGCAGGGTGATGCCAGTGGTGTGGGGGCTGCTGGAGGCGCGGGCGGCGGTGCCAACACGGCCAGCAGCCACACCACGGCGCCGTGGTTTGCACTGTCGCTGGGGGTAGAGATCAACGGCGTGCGCCACAACATCCTGCCCCTGTTGCCGATGTTGATTGCCGCAGCGGCCGCGCAGCCTGCCGACCCGGTCACGGGGCAGCCGAGCCTGCCTCCTTATGTTTACCTTCGCGCACTGGGCGATGCGGGATTTGTGCGCCTGCCCACCGACGCATTGCGGCCCTGGATGGCCGCGCTGCTGGAGCTGGTGGGCGACCGCGCGCACGACTTCTCCGGCGACAGCCTGCGGCTTTCGCGCATGGAAGCACTGCGCACCAGCGCTGCGCTGGGCCGTCTGGGCGAAGGCGCGGTGTGGCAAGGGCTGGATACCTTGCGCGCATTGCTGTCGCAGTTGCACGGCGACACCACGTTGCCCGTGGTGCCCGTGCCTGCAGGGGTTCACGCCACGCTGCGCCCCTACCAGGCGCAGGGCTTGAACTGGTTGCAGTTCTTGCGCACCCACGGGCTGGCCGGTGTGTTGGCGGACGACATGGGGCTGGGCAAGACGCTGCAGACCCTGGCCCACATCCAGGTCGAGAAAGACGCGGGGCGCTTGACCGATCCCGCGCTGATCATTGCGCCCGTGAGCCTCATGGGCAACTGGGCCCGCGAGGCGGCGCGGTTTTGCCCTGGGCTGCGCTGCCTGGTGCTGCATGGAGCAGACCGCCACCACGCCGCAGGTGCGCTGGCCGACCACGACATCGTGATTGCGCCCTATTCATTGCTGCACCGTGATCGCGAGCGCTGGCTGGCGCAGACCTGGCACCTCGTGGTGCTCGACGAAGCGCAAAACATCAAAAACGCCAGCACCCACGCCGCGCAGGTGGTGGGGCAGCTGTCGGCGCGCCACCGGCTGTGCCTGTCGGGCACACCCATGGAGAACCATCTGGGCGAGGTGTGGAGCCTTTTTCACTTTTTGATGCCGGGTTTTCTGGGGAGCCAGCAGCGCTTCACGGAAGTGTTCCGCAATCCCATCGAAAAGCAGGGTGACACCACGCGTTTGGCCCAACTGCGCGCACGCATCACACCGTTCATGTTGCGCCGTACCAAGGCGCTGGTGGCCAGCGAGCTGCCGCCCAAGGTCGAGTCGGTCATGCCGGTAGCGCTGAGCGGTGCGCAGGCCGACCTCTACGAAACCATTCGCCTGGGCACCGAAAAGGCCGTGCGCGAGGCGCTGCAGAGCAAAGGGCTTGCCAAGTCGCAGATCACCATCCTGGATGCACTGCTCAAGCTGCGCCAGGTGTGTTGCGACCCCCAACTGGTGCCGCTCGATGCGGCGCGCAAGGTCAAAGGGTCGGCCAAGCTGGAACAACTCATGACGCTGTTGCCCGAGATGCTGGCCGAGGGGCGGCGGATTTTGTTGTTCTCGCAGTTCACCAACATGCTCACGCTGATCGAAGCCGAACTGAAGAAACGTGGGCTGCCGTGGGTCAAGCTCACCGGGCAAAGCCAGCGGCGCGACGCGATCATCGAGCAGTTCACCAGCGGGCAGGTGCCGCTGTTCTTGATCAGCCTCAAGGCGGGCGGGGTAGGGCTCAACTTGCCCCAGGCCGACACCGTGATCCATTACGACCCGTGGTGGAACCCGGCGGCCGAAAACCAGGCCACCGACCGGGCCCATCGCATCGGCCAGACGCAGAGCGTGTGGGTGATCAAGCTGGTGGCGCAAGGCACCATTGAAGAACGCATCCTGGCGCTGCAAGAGCGCAAGGCGCAACTGGCGGACAGCCTGTACAGCGGCGCGGCGGGGCGCAAAGAGCCCTTGTTCAGTGAAGATGACATTGCGCAGTTGCTCAAGCCGCTATCGTAG